In Candidatus Bipolaricaulota bacterium, the genomic window CAGGTGGACGTGCGCGTCGATCAGTCCGGGGAAGATGAATTTGCCCGTTGCATCAATCGTGCGATCAACAGGGAATGATGCAGCAAGATCCTTTCCCATAGCAGCTATTTTCTCATCGACGACAAGCAAATCAGCTATGATTATACCGTTTGAGAGCACGATCTTCCCCCCACGTATTAGGAACTTCATATCACACACTCGCCTCTTTTTCTAGAGCCCGCCGAATCTTATCGGCACTTGCAGGCAGGTCGACTATTCTCACTCGGCAAGCATCGTAGATCGCATTTGTGATCGCTGGAGCAACGGCAACCATTGCCATTTCCCCAACTCCTTTTGCTCCGTAGGGCCCCAAAGAATCCTCGTTTTCTATTAATCGGGCTTCCAGTTCTTTAGGAAGGGAATTGATCCTCGGCACACCACATTGGGCGAGGTTGTTCGTCTGATTAGGACCGTGGGCAATATATTGTTCAGAAAGGGCGTAACCCATTCCCATAATTGCTCCCCCTTCAATCTGCCCTTCTAAAGTGAGACGATTGATTGCCTTACCAACGTCATAAGCAGAGACAAGCTTCTCTACTGATACTCGTCCCGTATGTTTGTCCACCCGTGCAACTGCCAAGTTGGCGAAGAATCCGAACGTGGGATAGTTGGGCCCTTCCCCTTTCTGCTCCAACGGAACCGTCTGCGGAGCGAGATACATCCCCCTTCCTAGCAGCCTCTTTCCATCGGCATGCACTGACTCAACAAGCGCCGCCAGTTCAACCCGTTGCCCGTTGCTGTCGATGATGTTTTTTCCCTCTACCGCTATGTTCCCTCGAAGTTGCGGGTAATAGACAGCTGCAAATTTGGCTATTTCCTTTTTGAGACTTTCAACCGCGTGCAACACGGCATTACCCGACATCACCGTCTGCCGTGAGGCGTTCGTTTCTCGCGCATCCGGGTCATTAGCTGTATCTCCCATCTCTACGTCTATATCCGCATAACTAACTCCTAACGCATGCGCGGCAATCTGCGCAAGGATCGTCGCTGACCCTTGCCCGAGGTCAATAGCTCCGACTCGGAGAAGGATCTTGTCATCGGAAAGGATCTCGATTTCTGCGTTTGCGTAGTCTTTTTCACCCAGGCCCAAACCAACGTTCTTGTAGCCACAAGCAATCCCCACTCCCCACCCCGGCCGATCACCGATCTCTTGCTGCGCAGTAATGTAGTCCTGCTCAATGGCATCCAGTGCCTCAACAAGATGCGTATCAGGCCCGAGCAGTTGTTCCGCCACGGTGCGATCCCCTTGTCGAACGGCATTGATGCGCCGTATCTCCAGTGGCGAGATATCCAGCTTGCGGGCTGCCTCATCGAGCAGGGACTCTACAGCAAATGTGGGTTGTGGGATACCAAATCCTCTAAATGCGGATGAGGGTGGGGTGTTTGTAAATACCCCGCGTGATTCTATTGCAACATGAGGCACCGTGTACGGCCCGGTAGCGAAAGCGGTGGTTTGCTCTATTACAGGAATGCTGAATGCCTCGTAGGCTCCACAGTTTGCAATAATATTGCCACTGATCGCTTCGATATGCCCATCTCGGCGCAGTCCCATCCGATAATTCATCTTCATTGGATGTCGCTTCACACTGGTACGCAGCGACTCTTCACGGGTAAGCACAATGCGTACACGCCTGTGAGTGACGAACGCTCCCAGTGCCAACAGCGCGTGGATGGAGATATCTGTTTTTCCTCCGAACGCCCCCCCGGTGGGGTGAGAAATTACGCGCACCATCTCCACAGGGAGGTCAAGAATAGCTGCAATCTGTCGTTGAATAGTCTGTGGGTATTGGCATGCTGCGCGAATCGTTACCTTTCCTTCATCCCACTCCCCGATACCTGCTTCTGTTTCCAGATACGCGTGTTCCACGGCAGGAGTGGAAAACCTCCCCTCGACAACGATATCTGAACGGCGGAAGCCTTCCTCGATCTGACCGCGCGTAAGTGAGAACCTGCAGACAAGATTTCCTTGAGGAAACAGCTGTGGAGCATCCGGTGCAAGCGCCTCTTGTGGATCGTAGACAGGTTTCAGCGGCTCATAGTCCACATGCACCAGATCGCGAGCTTGTTCGGCAACGGCGGAACTCTCCGCAATGACAAGAGCGATAGGATCTCCTAAGTAACGCACGCGGTCTTCCGCCAAGACCGGCTGATCAGCGCGAATACCCCCGAATGCGTTTTGTCCCGGAACGTCCTTCGCGGTCAGCACAGCGATCACACCTGGTAAGGCCACCGCTTGGGAAATATCCACTTTCTTGATCTTGGCATGTGGAAAACGCGGCCAGACGATTTTAGCAAAGGTCGTCTCAGAAGTAACAGGCAGATCAGCGGCAAATTTCAGCTTCCCGGTGACCTTCTCCACGGCCATTTTGGGCGGAAGAGGCGCACCTATCTCTACCTCTTCTAACTCCCCTCCATGATTGGCTGATTCAGCCTGTGAGACATCCTGTATGGCTTTGATCACTTTCTTGTACGTGCCACAACGACAGAGATTACCACGCAGAGCAGCCATGATCTCATCACGAGTGGGGTGTGGATTCTTATCGAGAAGAGCCTTACTGGCCATGATCATTCCCGGTGTACAAAAGCCACACTGCACAGCCCCTTCCCGGATGAACGCTTCCTGAAGCGGATGGAGGACTTTCCCATCGCTTAACCCTTCAATCGTAGTAATGTGAGCGTTATTCAATTGGTTTAGTTTTAGTTGGCACGACTTCATCGCCTTCCCGTTTACAATGACGGTACATGCGCCACATATCCCCTTTTGATCGCAGCCGTTCTTGGCTCCGGTCAAGCCCAAGTCATCTCGTAGATAGTCGAGTAGACTCCGGTTGGGATCAGCCTGCACCTGATAACGCCTATTGTTTACAATCAGTGTTACAATTGGGAATTGGTCCATCATGCGCCTCTCTTAAGCTGTTGTATCTTAGATCGTAACTTTATACTGACACGCTTCAGTTCTTCCTTGACCGCGCTTTCTTTTGCCCAAGAGAAATTACGTCCATCATACACTATTCCACCATTTACTATCGTGTATTTTATATTACTCACATCACCATAATAGAACAGATTCTTGAGCGGATCGTCGAGGGGTTGAGTATTCAATGATGAGAGATCAAAGACAACTATGTCCGCGCATTTTCCTGCTTCTAACGATCCGATCTCTTGTTCCAAACCTAACGCTTTTGCTCCTTCGATTGTTGCCATCGCCAGCGCGTCGTACGCCGGGAGGTAATCCGGTTGTCCGGTGTGCACCCGGTTTATGAGAGCAGCAAACCGCGCAGTATTGAGTAAGTTCATCTCAAATGCGTCGGTTCCTAGTCCCACCGTTACCCCGGCGTTCTGCATCCTATCGATCGGTGCGACGACGGCGGCGTCCCGCGCGTTCGGGACCGGATTATGCGCGACCGACACGTTGTTGCGGCGCAGGATCTCGATCTCGCCTTCGTCGAGGAAGATCGCGTGCGCGCCCAGGACCGGCCGATCAAGCAGCCCCACGTCTTCGAGGAACGCAACACAGCCCATTCCCTCCCGGGAGAGGATCGCTTTACGCTCGCTTGCCATCTGGGCCAGATGGAGATGTATGCGCAGGCCCTCCGCCGCGGCGCGATCCGCGATCGTGGCGAACATCTCCCGATTGAGCGTGTTCGTAGCGTGAGGGGCGATGCAGGTGGTGATCCGTCCGTCCGCTTTCCCCGCCCAGGCGGAGGCGAACTCCACCGCCGCGTCCAACTGGGCGGAGAACGCGGAGAAATCAAAGTTGTAGTCGATCCCGCTCTCGGTCTGGTGCGGCGGTCGTTTCAGAGCGAACCCGAGGATCTTCTGGCCGATGTGTCCGCGGATGCCGACCTCGGACACCGCTTCGGCGGTGGCGGAGGCGTGATGGTACATATCGGAGATCGTCGTCACGCCGCAGCGCAGCGCGTCCAGCGCCCCGGCCATGCTCCCCCAGTAGACCATCTCCGGGTCGAGCAGCGACTCCCAGCGAAACAGGGTGGTGTAGAAGAGTCCTTCGAAGTTGACCTCCTCCATTAGGCCCTTGAACAGATTCTCCGCCAGGTGGGTGTGACAATTGACAAACCCGGGGAGGATGAGATCCCCATGGCAATCTATCGTCCGATCTGGGTTGAAATTACCTGGAATCTCGTTGGACACGAACGCAATTCGTCCGTCATTTATTCCCAAGTAACCATCTGGAATACAACGGTGTGAACTGTCAAACGTACAGATTGTCCCTCCAGCGAGCAAAGTCCTCATCGCGCCTTCTCCTCGTAGTCAATTGCTCCTACCGGGCACATCGAGACGCACAGCCCGCACGCTTTGCAGCGTTCCGGGTCGATAACGAACGCGCCGTCGCGCTTGTCTACCGCACTGTACAGGCAGACACGGCGGCAGATCCCGCACTTTACGCACGTTTCTTGATCGATGACCGCCGTCCGATCCGTGGTCTGCACCTGGCGCTTCTCGTACTCCTGCCGTTCCTCCGTCGTTTCGGGAAAGTCGATCTGGGAGATGGTTCGTCCCCGGATCTCGTCCAGGGAGGAGAACCCGTGCTCGTGCATGAATTCGCGCATCTCCTCGTTCATCCGGGTGGCCTTCTCCGGCCCGTCGACGATAAACGCGGTGCACACCCCTACTGCCGCGGCGCCGCAGCTGAGCATCTCGATCGCATCGACTCCGGTGGTGACGCCGCCGGTCCCGATGATCGGGATACCGACGTAATGGGCGAGCTGTGCAACGTTGTACAGGGCGAGCGCCTTGATCGCCTCGCCGGAGACCCGGCCGAACCCCTGCTGGAGCAGCGCCGGTCGGCCAGTCACTGGGTCGATGGTGATCCCGGCCTTCACCGCGTCGATCGCCGATACCGCGTCGGCCCCGGCGGCCTTGAGCGCACGCCCGAACTCTACGATGTCGTGCACGTTGGAACTGAGCTTGACGATGACCGGGACATCGACCACCGCCTTCACCCGGCGGATCGCTTCCACCATCGGCTGTGGGTCGTCGTACCCGGTGAAGATCGAGAGTTCCAGCATCTGCGCACCGGCCTCCACCACCTGCGGTGCCAGCTCTGCCGCATCGTCCGGGGTCATCCCGATGCTCGCGATGATCGGGATTTCGAGCGTGCGCAGCCGGGGCAACTCCTCCTCCAGCCAGCGCGCGAGCGGGATCGTAGAGCACCGCTCGGTGTTCAGGAAATAGCCCTTGCCCCGATGCAGGCACGGCTGGGGATTGGTGGACGGTGACAACAGGATCGTCTTGGTGATCGCCGCTCCGATTCCGGCCGCGGCCAGCCGCTTTATTGAACTGAAGTTGCGGGTCATCGGTCCCGATGCCGCGACGAGCGGACTGCGCAGCTCAAAACCCAGCAGGTTCACTTTTATCGTGGTCATCGTTCGGTTCCTCCTCGGTGTAGCTCCTGCCCGCGCGCCACCACGAGCCGGATATCCGCCAGCCCGGCCCGGTGCACGATCGCGGAGTAAATGTCACGCACCGGCTGCAAATTTGGGGATTTCGGATCGATGACGATGAAGCTCGCGATCTTGCCGGGCTCTAGAGATCCGTACTCATCGTCGATTCCCAGGGCACGCGCCCCGCCGAGGGTGGCCATGGAGAGGACATCCCGCGCCTCGATTGCGTCCGGCCGGTTGCTCTGTCCCCGCACGATCCGGGAGAAGTAATCCATCTCCCGGAACATGTTCGGGCTAGTGAACATGAAGTTGTCGGTCCCCAAGCTCAGAGGGACTCCGGCCTTCCACAACTGGTAGAGGGGAGGGATACCGTCTCCCAGGATGCAGTTGGTGCGAGGGCAGCACACCACGGGTACCCCCGCCGCAGCGGTCGCCTCGATGTCGGCCGAGTCGGCGTTGGTCATGTGCACGAGCAGATCGGGAGCGACCTCTAGGATCCGCTTCACCTCCGAGGCTCCCCATCGTTCCTCCGATGCCTGTTGCGCCTTTCTCGTTTCCGCGATGTGAATGGCCAGTTTTGCGCTGTGGGCCTCGAGAGCTCCTTTCAGCACCGTGAGTTGATCGGCGGTGAACAGCGTGATATCGCCGATCCCCAGTCCCTCAGCCGCTTCACCGATCTCCGCTGCCTCGTGGAGGTATTTGGGCCATTCTCCGGGGGGGACGGTCGGCTCAGCGAATATCACCGCTTTGATCGGAAGGTCCCGCACCGCATTTTTCAGGAGTTCGCTGCCGTGTACTCCACCCTCGCGGAAGTCTCCGAATGCGGCGATTCCCGCGGCAAGCATCTCGCGCGCCCCGCTGCGCATCGACCGGGTGAGCTCTTCCGGCGTCAGACTTTGCAAGTACCGGTATTTGACGCTGTCGGGCGGGGATACAGCTTCCACGGTGGGAAGTCCGACGGCCATGTCCTTGGCTCCCCGGTCCCCGACGTGAGTATGAGCGTCGACGAATCCCGGGATGACGATCGCTCCGTCCAGGTCGATTCCTGGACCGGAGTAATCGGTCGTTATCTCTACGATGTGTTCTCCGTCCAGGACCACCGCCGCGCCTTCCATCACGCGGAGTTCAGAACCGGCGAGGACGGTGGCGTTCTTATAGACCTTTGCCATTGGTATTCCCTTTCCGCCGATCTCGTCCTCGACATTTGTTGATCATTTGACCCCTCCGAACGTCAGTCCGCTCACGTAGTACCGCTGCAGGAGGAGCGAGATGAACACCACCGGGACGATTGCCAGGCACCCGAGGGCCATCATGTACGTCCAGCCCTGGTTCAGTATTCCGTAGGTGCTCAGCATCCCGATTGGGAGGGTAGCCGTGCTGGGTGATGTCAAGGTCAGCGCGAACAGAAAGTCGTTCCAAGAAAGGATGAACGTAAACAACGAGGCGGTGACCAGCCCCGGCTTGCTCAACGGGAGGATTATCTTCCAGAACGCCTGCACCGGGGAACAACCGTCGATGAGGGCGGCGTCCTCAATGTCCACCGGGATGCTCTCGAACATCCCCGACATCAACCAGGCGGTGAACGCGGCGTCGTACACCGTATCGATCAGGATCACAGCGGTCCGGGTGCCGAACAACCCCAGCCCCTGCATGATCACCCGGAACGGGAGCACGATCACCACCGGCGGGAGAGCGCGGGTCAGGAGGATGAACGTGAGCAGGATCCCCTTGCCACGAAAGTGGACACGCGAGAACGCGTATCCCGCCGGCACTCCGAGTAAGAGGGAGAGGGCCATCGTCCCGAGGGAGATCACGCTGCTGTTCAGCACCCATCTTCCAACCGGCATGGTGCTCAGTATGTATCTGAAATTGTCAAGGGTCGGTTTGAAGATCCACTGAGGCGGCAACACGAACATGTCGATCCGCTGTTTGAAGGCGGTGGTCGCCATCCAGAAGATCGGGAAGAGAACAAATACGATGATTAACGCGATCACTACCGCCCGAGCGCTATGTAGCATCGTTCTCTTCCATTGAGTGTTGGTAGCGGTAATCATCGTATCCCTCCGTACTTTTTCGAGTATAGAACGTGGATGAAGAATACCCCCACAAGGACGCTCATCACCAACAGGACGTTCGACAGTGTTGAAGCGTAGCCGATGCGCAGTTGTTGAACCCCTACCTGAAAAATACGCAGGTTGGCCACGGTTGTTGCCGTTCCGGGTCCTCCACCGGTTATTGCCCAGATGATATCGAAGATCTTCAGTGCGTCCATCGCGCGGATTAACACTGCCACGATGATGGTCGGACGCAGCAAAGGAAGCGTCACGTAACGGAACAGCTGGCTGCTCGATGCCCCGTCGATTGCACCTGCTTCGTAAGGCTCTTTGGGAAGGCTCTTCAACCCAGCGAGGATGATGATTACGATCAGTGGAGTCCACTCCCAGATATCGACCAGGATCACGGAGAAGAGCGCGGTCGACCTCTCCACGGTGAGGCCGCGTCCGATCGGTATACCCAAGAGGCGCAAGTAATATGAGATCACACCGAGATCCGGGTTGTACAACGCCTTCCACACAAGCCCGGCTACCAAC contains:
- a CDS encoding molybdopterin-dependent oxidoreductase, whose amino-acid sequence is MMDQFPIVTLIVNNRRYQVQADPNRSLLDYLRDDLGLTGAKNGCDQKGICGACTVIVNGKAMKSCQLKLNQLNNAHITTIEGLSDGKVLHPLQEAFIREGAVQCGFCTPGMIMASKALLDKNPHPTRDEIMAALRGNLCRCGTYKKVIKAIQDVSQAESANHGGELEEVEIGAPLPPKMAVEKVTGKLKFAADLPVTSETTFAKIVWPRFPHAKIKKVDISQAVALPGVIAVLTAKDVPGQNAFGGIRADQPVLAEDRVRYLGDPIALVIAESSAVAEQARDLVHVDYEPLKPVYDPQEALAPDAPQLFPQGNLVCRFSLTRGQIEEGFRRSDIVVEGRFSTPAVEHAYLETEAGIGEWDEGKVTIRAACQYPQTIQRQIAAILDLPVEMVRVISHPTGGAFGGKTDISIHALLALGAFVTHRRVRIVLTREESLRTSVKRHPMKMNYRMGLRRDGHIEAISGNIIANCGAYEAFSIPVIEQTTAFATGPYTVPHVAIESRGVFTNTPPSSAFRGFGIPQPTFAVESLLDEAARKLDISPLEIRRINAVRQGDRTVAEQLLGPDTHLVEALDAIEQDYITAQQEIGDRPGWGVGIACGYKNVGLGLGEKDYANAEIEILSDDKILLRVGAIDLGQGSATILAQIAAHALGVSYADIDVEMGDTANDPDARETNASRQTVMSGNAVLHAVESLKKEIAKFAAVYYPQLRGNIAVEGKNIIDSNGQRVELAALVESVHADGKRLLGRGMYLAPQTVPLEQKGEGPNYPTFGFFANLAVARVDKHTGRVSVEKLVSAYDVGKAINRLTLEGQIEGGAIMGMGYALSEQYIAHGPNQTNNLAQCGVPRINSLPKELEARLIENEDSLGPYGAKGVGEMAMVAVAPAITNAIYDACRVRIVDLPASADKIRRALEKEASV
- a CDS encoding carbohydrate ABC transporter permease, whose amino-acid sequence is MITATNTQWKRTMLHSARAVVIALIIVFVLFPIFWMATTAFKQRIDMFVLPPQWIFKPTLDNFRYILSTMPVGRWVLNSSVISLGTMALSLLLGVPAGYAFSRVHFRGKGILLTFILLTRALPPVVIVLPFRVIMQGLGLFGTRTAVILIDTVYDAAFTAWLMSGMFESIPVDIEDAALIDGCSPVQAFWKIILPLSKPGLVTASLFTFILSWNDFLFALTLTSPSTATLPIGMLSTYGILNQGWTYMMALGCLAIVPVVFISLLLQRYYVSGLTFGGVK
- a CDS encoding 4Fe-4S binding protein, producing the protein MTTIKVNLLGFELRSPLVAASGPMTRNFSSIKRLAAAGIGAAITKTILLSPSTNPQPCLHRGKGYFLNTERCSTIPLARWLEEELPRLRTLEIPIIASIGMTPDDAAELAPQVVEAGAQMLELSIFTGYDDPQPMVEAIRRVKAVVDVPVIVKLSSNVHDIVEFGRALKAAGADAVSAIDAVKAGITIDPVTGRPALLQQGFGRVSGEAIKALALYNVAQLAHYVGIPIIGTGGVTTGVDAIEMLSCGAAAVGVCTAFIVDGPEKATRMNEEMREFMHEHGFSSLDEIRGRTISQIDFPETTEERQEYEKRQVQTTDRTAVIDQETCVKCGICRRVCLYSAVDKRDGAFVIDPERCKACGLCVSMCPVGAIDYEEKAR
- a CDS encoding sugar ABC transporter permease; the protein is MISSVREYFNTGKRSLYLFIIPITLYLIFFFLYPVLYEIYISFFDYSLGSPKTFVGLQNYVLMARDEQFLHSLVTTVIFVVSAVSAELALGLGTALLLNYESRIMDIIRTVILIPTVFTPLVAGLVWKALYNPDLGVISYYLRLLGIPIGRGLTVERSTALFSVILVDIWEWTPLIVIIILAGLKSLPKEPYEAGAIDGASSSQLFRYVTLPLLRPTIIVAVLIRAMDALKIFDIIWAITGGGPGTATTVANLRIFQVGVQQLRIGYASTLSNVLLVMSVLVGVFFIHVLYSKKYGGIR
- a CDS encoding amidohydrolase family protein, which encodes MAKVYKNATVLAGSELRVMEGAAVVLDGEHIVEITTDYSGPGIDLDGAIVIPGFVDAHTHVGDRGAKDMAVGLPTVEAVSPPDSVKYRYLQSLTPEELTRSMRSGAREMLAAGIAAFGDFREGGVHGSELLKNAVRDLPIKAVIFAEPTVPPGEWPKYLHEAAEIGEAAEGLGIGDITLFTADQLTVLKGALEAHSAKLAIHIAETRKAQQASEERWGASEVKRILEVAPDLLVHMTNADSADIEATAAAGVPVVCCPRTNCILGDGIPPLYQLWKAGVPLSLGTDNFMFTSPNMFREMDYFSRIVRGQSNRPDAIEARDVLSMATLGGARALGIDDEYGSLEPGKIASFIVIDPKSPNLQPVRDIYSAIVHRAGLADIRLVVARGQELHRGGTER
- a CDS encoding amidohydrolase encodes the protein MSNEIPGNFNPDRTIDCHGDLILPGFVNCHTHLAENLFKGLMEEVNFEGLFYTTLFRWESLLDPEMVYWGSMAGALDALRCGVTTISDMYHHASATAEAVSEVGIRGHIGQKILGFALKRPPHQTESGIDYNFDFSAFSAQLDAAVEFASAWAGKADGRITTCIAPHATNTLNREMFATIADRAAAEGLRIHLHLAQMASERKAILSREGMGCVAFLEDVGLLDRPVLGAHAIFLDEGEIEILRRNNVSVAHNPVPNARDAAVVAPIDRMQNAGVTVGLGTDAFEMNLLNTARFAALINRVHTGQPDYLPAYDALAMATIEGAKALGLEQEIGSLEAGKCADIVVFDLSSLNTQPLDDPLKNLFYYGDVSNIKYTIVNGGIVYDGRNFSWAKESAVKEELKRVSIKLRSKIQQLKRGA